The genomic region GTGTGAAGTTAGAGATTGCTATAGCGCGGGGTAAAAAACTTCATGATAAACGTGAAACAGAAAAAAAACGTGATTGGGGACGTGAAAAAGCAAGATTGTTGAAAAAATACGGATAGTTTGGTTGGTTTGTATTTTCTTTTTTATAATAATACTAAAGGAATTTCAGCATTGATCTAAATATGTTTTCGCTGTTTGAAAAATTTGATGAAACATAGCATCTGTCAAACGGTTAGTATTAGTATTATAGCGGGAACAGTGATAGCTTGAGAAGATGCGTAATCTACCAATATTATTTATTGCTCCGTGACCAAAAGGGTGTTCTGGGACTTTTGCATTTAAAGCACGTATGGTTGAATGATGAGCAATGGCGCCAAGGGTAATAACGGCTTTGAGTTGGGGAAGATTTGTTAAAAGAGGTGCGAAAAAATATCGGCAAGTATTAATTTCTGTGCTGGTAGGTTTATTTTCTGGGGGCACACAACGAACTGAGTTAACAATTGCTGCATCAATCAATTCAAGACTATCATCAGGTCTTTCTTCAAAAGTTCCTTGGGCAAAACCAAATTTTTTTAAAGTAGAATAGAGCAGTAGACCAGCATAATCACCAGTAAAAGGGCGTCCAGTTCGGTTTGCTCCACGCAATCCAGGTGCAAGCCCGACAATAAGAAGGCGTGTTGTTGCAGCACCTTTAGAGGGGAAGAATGGGCTCACAGGTGCATTGTGCCAATGGGGTTCTTTCATACGCCAGCCGGAGATAAAGTCGTGTAAACGGGGGCATAAGTCGCAATTTTGCGGTGGTTCTGGGCAAAATGTTGTTAATTGACTGTTCATGGTCGTAGGCATTCGTTATCTTGATAAAAAATTTTTGAATTATTTTATTGGGTATACGGCAGATATTATTTTTGTAAATAACTTAATGATTTGTTTGATGGAGAAAGTATTGATTGGCACAATGTTAAATAAATTCAAAGCTTTTATTTTAGATTAATACGATTATAAATAATACATTACAGCGTTGTAATTCAAAAGATTTTTAAGAAATTTGAATGATTATATAGTTTTAAAGCTTTGGAATCTGAAAGAAACTCACTCTATTAATGGGGAAGGTTATTTTCCCATTTGAAACCAATATCATTCCATTTATTTTTTAAAGAATGCTATTAGTCATTTAAACTTGGTTGATTGTGTTCTTTTTATACAATTATGTTATCAAGAAATTTCTGCAAAAAAATGCTAAAGCTTGCATTGTTTTTCTTGTTTTTTGTTTTGATTATTGTATATACTCTAAATTGAATATTGGATTTTGAACTTTAAGAAAGGGGCGTAAATGGCCCGCGTAACGGTCGAAGATTGTATTGATAAAGTTGATAATCGTTTTGAATTGGTGCTTTTAGCCGGGCATCGAGCGCGCCAGATTTCACAAGGTGCACAGATTACAGTTGATCGTGATAATGATAAAAATCCAGTTGTAGCTCTACGTGAAATAGCAGATGAAACCTTATCACCTGCAGATTTGAAAGAAGATCTTATTCATTCATTGCAAAAGCATGTGGAAGTGGATGAGCCGGAAACGGTTAATGAATTTATTTCTCACTCAAGTGAGTCTGAAAGTGCTTTTGGCACGTCACAGGAAGAGGAAAAATGTTCATTTGACAGTATATCGGAAGAGGGGCTTTTAGCAGGTATTGAAGGTTTGGTTGTACCCGAGAAAAACGACGATTATTAATTTTGTAGTTTATTGAGAGAGAGTATTATATATACTTTATTTAAGAGTGTATATTTTATTTTGAGACCTTTTATTGATAGAATATTCAATAATATTTAAATTATGAAATTTCTGAGGATATGCCTACATGATGCGTCAGCATGAGCTTATCGAGCGGGTGCGACGTTATAAGCCTGATGTAAATGAGGCTTTGTTGAATAAAGCCTACGTTTATGCAATGGAAAAGCATGGGCATCAAAAGCGTGCTTCGGGTGATCTTTATTTTTCTCATCCTTTGGAAGTTGCTATTATTTTAACGGATATGCGTTTAGATGAAGCAACAATTGCTGTTGCTCTTTTGCATGATACAATTGAAGATACAAGCGCTACACGAACAGAAATTGATCAGCTTTTTGGACCTGAAATTGGTAAGTTAGTTGAAGGGCTAACAAAGCTCAATAAGCTTGATTTTGTCTCGAAAAAGGCCATACAAGCAGAAAATCTTCGTAAGCTTCTTATTGCTATTTCTGATGATATCCGTATTCTTTTGGTCAAACTTGCAGATCGTCTTCATAATATGCGCACTCTTGGTGTTATGCGTGATGATAAGCGTCGGTGGATTGCTGAGGAGACGATGGATATTTATGCGCCGCTTGCTGGCCGTATGGGCATGCAAGATATGCGCGAAGAATTAGAAGATCTTTCTTTCTTTTATTTAAATCCAGAAGGTTACCGTATTATTACTGAAAGAATTTCTGAATTATCGGAGTGTAATCAGGATTTACTTTCCACAATCGAAAACGAATTGACAAGACTTTTTTCTCAGCATGGTATTAAAGTTGATGTTAAAAGCCGTCGGAAAAAATCTTATTCAATTTTTCGCAAAATGGAAAGCAAAGCATTATCTTTTGAGCAATTGTCCGATATTTTTGGATTTCGTGTGATTGTTGAAACAGTAGATGATTGTTACCGTGCTCTTGGTATTATCCATACTACATGGCCAATGGTACCTGGTCGTTTTAAAGATTATATTTCTATACCTAAACAAAATGAGTATCGTTCAATTCATACGACAATTGTAGGGCCTTCAAGGCAACGTGTTGAATTGCAAATTAGAACCAATGCAATGAATACGATTGCTGAATATGGTGTTGCAGCACATTCCATTTATAAAGATTATGGTTCTAATTATTCAGCCTCGAAATTGTCGAGAGAAACCAATGCTTATGCGTTATTGCGTCAAACAATTCAATCTTTATCAGATGGAGATAATCCGGAAGAGTTTTTAGAACATACAAAGCTTGAACTTTTTCAAGATCAGGTTTTCTGCTTTACACCAAAAGGGCGGCTAATTGCCTTTCCAAAAGGTGCCACACCTATTGATTTTGCTTATGCAGTTCATACCGATATTGGTGATTCTTGTGTGGGGGTGAAAATCAATGGTCGTATTATGCCTTTAATGACCAAATTAAAAAATGGTGATGAGGTTGATATTATACGTTCACAAGATCAAGTTCCACCGGTAGCGTGGGAATCTTTTGTTGTAACGGGGAAGGCACGTTCCGCAATTCGCCGGGCAACACGTGCAGCAGTGCGTAAGCAATATTCAGGTTTAGGTTATAATATTCTTGAACGTTCGTTTGAATGCGTGGGAAAACCTTTTTCAAAGGATATGCTTAAACAAGTTCTACCGCGTTTGGCACGCAAGGATGTGGAAGATGTATTAACAGCTGTTGGGCGTGGTGAATTGTCTTATGTTGATGTGGTTAAAGCAATTTATCCAGATTATCAAAAACACAATGGAGTGCGTCAGTCGTTTTTAAAATCTGAGGAAAAGGGTCGGTTTAATATTGAAACCTCTCAAAGCATGGTCTTTAAAATGCTTGAAAATGAAAAGGAAGGAACTTCAGAAAAGAAAGATCAATACAAAGCATTACCTATTCGAGGAATTAGTGGAGATATTCCAATACGATTTTCTCCTGAAGGAGCTGTACCAGGGGATAGAATTGTTGGTATTATGCAGCCGGGTGCGGGTATTGTTATTTATCCAATAGAGTCTTCAGCTTTAATGGCTTATGATGATCAGCCAGAACGATGGATTGATGTATGCTGGGATCTTGATACCGAAACAAGCGAACGTTTTCCTGCTCGGATAAATATTTGGGCTGTTAATAGTCCTGGCTCTTTGGCTAAAGTAACTCAGGTTATTTTTGCAAATGATGCCAATATTCAAAATTTATCTTTGATCCGTATGGTTTCAGATTTCACGGAAATTGTGCTTGATTTAGAGGTTTGGGATCTAAAACACTTGAATCGTATTCTTTCTCAGTTAAAAGAAACAGGCTCAGTTAGTGCGGTGAGTCGGGTGCACGGATAAAACACGAGATTTTGCAATGAATACACAAGATGTAATTGATATTTTTAAACAGGCAGATGCGATTCTAGAGGGGCATTTTATTTTAACATCAGGTCGCCATAGTGCTACTTATATGCAGAAGGCGAAAGTATTCATGCATGCTGATCTAACCGAAAAACTATGCTGTGGGTTAGCTCAAAAAATTAGGGACTGTGTTGAAGGAAAAATTGATTATGTAGTTGGTCCTGCGATTGGTGGTCTTATTCCTTCTTATGAAACTTCACGTCACCTTGGTGTACCTTCTATTTGGGTAGAGCGTGAAAATGGCATATTTCAGCTGCGTCGTTTTGAAATCGAAAAAGGGGCAAGAGTTGTAATTATCGAAGATATTGTGACAACTGGTCTTTCTATTCGTGAGACGATTGAAGCTTTAATTAAGGTGAAAGCTAACGTTGTGGCAAGTGCATGTATCCTTGATCGTTCTGGTGGTAAAGTTGATGTTGGAGTTCCGTTAATTGCGCTTGCAGAATATGAAGTGGCATCTTATGCCGCTGATGCACTACCTCCTGAGCTTGCTTGTCTCCCTGCAATTAAGCCAGGAAGTCGCAATATCTAACCATTTTTAAATATGCTCTGTTTTGTGCAAAAACTTCATTGAGATTAATTTGAATAACAAAGATTGTTTTGTACAAATAGTATGTGTATGAGTATCTTATGCTTTTTCATCATCGAAAATTAGTAGATTTTGGAGAGCGTATTCGGCTTTGGTTTTGGTCGCGTCGCTCATTTTGTTATATGCGCAAGCGTATTTTGCGCATATCAGAAACGCCACATAAAGTAGCGTTGGGGTTAGCTATTGGCATTTTTTCAGCTTGCTCACCCTTTTTTGGATTGCATATTATTTTGGCACTATTTTTTTCTTGGATTTTACGCGGTAATTTTACTGCAGCAATTATTGGAACTGTTTTTTCAAATCCGCTAACATTTTTGCCTATTGTTATGATTGATTATAAGATAGGTTATCTATTTTTATCACTTTTTGGAAATGTGGGTAAAATTTCTCTTTCCCAAATTCGCACTATATTTAGTAACTTGACGTTTTCGAAGGTATGGATAATTTTTGGGAATACGTGGGATTCTATTATGCTACCAATGATTTTGGGTGGCATTCTTTTAGGTTTTGTCTTTGGAGGTTTGTCTTATATAGGTGTTTACAAGGCAATAGGTCGTTTCCAGAAAAGAAGGTATCAGAAGATGATGCAAAGAGTGCATTTGCGGCAAGAAAATTCAAGTAATGTTTTATGATTATAGGTCTTGGCAGTGATATAGTTGATATAAGGCGAATTGAGAAAATGCTGGTTCGTTATGGTGACTATTTTATCCAACGCATTTTTACAGATGTTGAACAGGCCAAATCTGAAAATGTCCAAAAAAGTTCTTTTTCTTATGCTAAAAGATTTGCTGCTAAAGAGGCATGTGCTAAAGCTTTAGGAACAGGTATCGCCTGTGGTGTTAGCTGGAAAGACATGGAGGTCGTTAATTTATCGTCGGGAAAACCGACTATGCAATTAACAAATTGCGCGCAGTTGCAATTACAAAAGTTATTGCCTCCTCACCATAACGCTTTCATTCATCTCAGTATAACAGATGATTTTCCTTGGGCGCAGGCAGTTGTTATTATAGAAGCACTTCCACGTGGATAGACGGGGGAAGAGATTGTGCTTTTGTTATTTGAGCATTATGATGAAAAATGAATTTTATTTGTAATAAGAAGGCAATGTATGATGAGTCAAAAAGAAAAAGTACAAAAAAAGAAAGAGAAAGGTGGAGTCTTTGAATTGATTTCTGTTCTCATTCAGGCTCTATTTTTGGCTGTTCTTATTCGCACGCTTTTTTTCAACCCTTTACAATTCCTTCTGGTTCTATGCGTCCTACTTTACTTGTGGGGGATTATCTTTTTGTTTCCAAATATGCATATGGATATTCTCGTTTTTCCCTTCCTTTTTCTCCTCCTATTTTTTCAGGACGTATTTGGGCATCTCAACCTAAACGAGGGGATGTTGTAGTATTTCGTTTACCTAGCAATCCAAGTGTGGATTATATTAAACGCGTCGTTGGATTACCGGGTGATTATGTTCAGGTTCGTCAAGGTGTTCTTTATATCAATGATAAAGCTGTTTCACGCCAATTAATGGGGCAGATTGATGATGCTGACGTAACAGAGCTCAACCGCCCTGTGGATGTTTATCGTGAGACACTGTCTAATGGTGTAAGTTACAATACGCTTGATTTAGGTTTTTTCCCACAGGTTGATAATACAAAAGTTTTTGAGGTTCCTCCAGGGCATTATTTTATGATGGGTGATAACCGTCATAATTCAGATGATAGCCGTTTGGGTGTAGGTTATGTTCCAGAAGAAAATCTTGTTGGTCGAGCAAATTTAATCTTTTTCTCTATAAGTAATGGTTCAAGTGCATGGCAGATTTGGCGCTGGCCGTTTGATGTGCGCTGGGCACGTTTGTTTTCTTTTGTTAACACTATTCACTATTTTCCACTGACTAAGTAGGGTCTAATGATGAAGCGTCACATCATTGATCAGCTTGAAAAGCTGACGGGGCATCGCTTTAAGAATGAAAATAGATTAAAAAGAGCATTGACGCATTCTAGTGTTCAAGGGTTAGCAGAAGGCAATTATGAGCGGTTGGAATTTCTAGGTGATCGCGTTCTTGGGCTTTTGGTTGCGGAGATGTTGTATCAATTTTTTCCACACGCTAGTGAAGGTGAATTATCGGTACGTTTAAATGGCTTAGTGAATACGCAAACATGCGCTGAGATTGCACTAGAAATGGGTTTACCTGATATGATTCATGTTGGTTTTGAAATGAAAAACTTAGAGAATCGCCGGGTAGCTAATATGTATGCCGATGTCATTGAAGCGTTAATTGCTGTAATGTACCTTGATGGGGATTTGGAGTGTGTACGGTCTTTCATTCGAAAATATTGGCAAGATCGTGCAAGGAAGATGGATGCCGGTAGGCGTGATGCCAAAACAGAGTTGCAAGAATGGGCTCATACACAAGATGGTGCACAGCCGCAATATCGAGTTGTGAAGCGTTATGGACCAGATCATGATCCCATTTTTATGGTTGAAGTAAAAGTTTTTGGTTTTGCACCTGAGATTGGGCAAGGCAGTTCTAAACGACATGCTGAAAGAGTAGCTGCTGAAAAAATTTTACGACGTGAAGGTGTATGGCAATCAATAGAGAAAAGTGATCATGAATGATGTTATCAAAACACGCTGTGGTTTTGTTGCGCTCATTGGGGTGCCCAATGCTGGTAAGTCGACATTAGTTAATCAGTTGGTTGGAACAAAAGTTTCAATTGTAACCCATAAGGTGCAAACAACACGAACTTTGGTGCGTGGTATTGTTATTTATGAGAATACTCAAATTGTTCTCATTGATACCCCAGGTGTTTTTCGTCCTCATAAGCGGTTAGAGCACGCTATGGTTTCTGCTGCTTGGGGCGGTGCTAGAGGTGCTGATATCCTGTTAATTTTAATTGATGTTCAAAATGGTCTTTCGGACGAAGTTGATGCAATGTTGAATGTTTTAGAAAATATTAAACAGGATAAAATTCTTGTTCTTAATAAGATTGATACAGTTGCAAGAACATCTCTTTTAGCATTAACCGCTAAAATTAATGAACGAATGAAGTTTTTACAGACATTTATGATTTCAGCTTTAAATGGTTCGGGTTGTAAGGATTTACTTCATTATCTAAGTACAATGATGCAAGAGGGGCCATGGTACTATTCAGAAGATCAAGTTTCGGATATGCCTATGCGTCAACTTGCTGCTGAAATTACGCGTGAAAAACTTTTTCTTCGTCTCCATGAAGAAATTCCTTATTCCTCTACAGTTGAAACAGAAAATTGGGAGGAACGTCCAGATGGATCAGTTAAAATTAATCAGGTTATCTATGTAGAGCGTGATAGTCAGAAAAAAATTGTTTTAGGAGCGGGAGGTGATACAATTAAAGCGATTGGTCAAGCAGCACGTAAGGAATTAATGGAAATCATGGAACAAAAAGTTCACCTTTTTCTTTTTGTGAAAGTGCGTGATAATTGGAGTACTAATCCAGAGCGCTACCAAGAAATGGGATTAGATTTTTTAAAATAAAATGAGATGGAAAGAGCAGGCTATTATCCTTGGTACACGTCAGCATGGTGAAACGAGCGTTATTCTTGAAATTATGACACGTCAGCATGGTCGCTATATGGGAATGGTAAAGGGGGGGCGTTCTCGTAGTATGGCGGCTCTTCTT from Bartonella schoenbuchensis R1 harbors:
- a CDS encoding uracil-DNA glycosylase, whose translation is MNSQLTTFCPEPPQNCDLCPRLHDFISGWRMKEPHWHNAPVSPFFPSKGAATTRLLIVGLAPGLRGANRTGRPFTGDYAGLLLYSTLKKFGFAQGTFEERPDDSLELIDAAIVNSVRCVPPENKPTSTEINTCRYFFAPLLTNLPQLKAVITLGAIAHHSTIRALNAKVPEHPFGHGAINNIGRLRIFSSYHCSRYNTNTNRLTDAMFHQIFQTAKTYLDQC
- a CDS encoding RelA/SpoT family protein; this encodes MMRQHELIERVRRYKPDVNEALLNKAYVYAMEKHGHQKRASGDLYFSHPLEVAIILTDMRLDEATIAVALLHDTIEDTSATRTEIDQLFGPEIGKLVEGLTKLNKLDFVSKKAIQAENLRKLLIAISDDIRILLVKLADRLHNMRTLGVMRDDKRRWIAEETMDIYAPLAGRMGMQDMREELEDLSFFYLNPEGYRIITERISELSECNQDLLSTIENELTRLFSQHGIKVDVKSRRKKSYSIFRKMESKALSFEQLSDIFGFRVIVETVDDCYRALGIIHTTWPMVPGRFKDYISIPKQNEYRSIHTTIVGPSRQRVELQIRTNAMNTIAEYGVAAHSIYKDYGSNYSASKLSRETNAYALLRQTIQSLSDGDNPEEFLEHTKLELFQDQVFCFTPKGRLIAFPKGATPIDFAYAVHTDIGDSCVGVKINGRIMPLMTKLKNGDEVDIIRSQDQVPPVAWESFVVTGKARSAIRRATRAAVRKQYSGLGYNILERSFECVGKPFSKDMLKQVLPRLARKDVEDVLTAVGRGELSYVDVVKAIYPDYQKHNGVRQSFLKSEEKGRFNIETSQSMVFKMLENEKEGTSEKKDQYKALPIRGISGDIPIRFSPEGAVPGDRIVGIMQPGAGIVIYPIESSALMAYDDQPERWIDVCWDLDTETSERFPARINIWAVNSPGSLAKVTQVIFANDANIQNLSLIRMVSDFTEIVLDLEVWDLKHLNRILSQLKETGSVSAVSRVHG
- the rpoZ gene encoding DNA-directed RNA polymerase subunit omega, with the protein product MARVTVEDCIDKVDNRFELVLLAGHRARQISQGAQITVDRDNDKNPVVALREIADETLSPADLKEDLIHSLQKHVEVDEPETVNEFISHSSESESAFGTSQEEEKCSFDSISEEGLLAGIEGLVVPEKNDDY
- the pyrE gene encoding orotate phosphoribosyltransferase — its product is MNTQDVIDIFKQADAILEGHFILTSGRHSATYMQKAKVFMHADLTEKLCCGLAQKIRDCVEGKIDYVVGPAIGGLIPSYETSRHLGVPSIWVERENGIFQLRRFEIEKGARVVIIEDIVTTGLSIRETIEALIKVKANVVASACILDRSGGKVDVGVPLIALAEYEVASYAADALPPELACLPAIKPGSRNI
- the era gene encoding GTPase Era, whose protein sequence is MNDVIKTRCGFVALIGVPNAGKSTLVNQLVGTKVSIVTHKVQTTRTLVRGIVIYENTQIVLIDTPGVFRPHKRLEHAMVSAAWGGARGADILLILIDVQNGLSDEVDAMLNVLENIKQDKILVLNKIDTVARTSLLALTAKINERMKFLQTFMISALNGSGCKDLLHYLSTMMQEGPWYYSEDQVSDMPMRQLAAEITREKLFLRLHEEIPYSSTVETENWEERPDGSVKINQVIYVERDSQKKIVLGAGGDTIKAIGQAARKELMEIMEQKVHLFLFVKVRDNWSTNPERYQEMGLDFLK
- a CDS encoding DUF2062 domain-containing protein, producing the protein MLFHHRKLVDFGERIRLWFWSRRSFCYMRKRILRISETPHKVALGLAIGIFSACSPFFGLHIILALFFSWILRGNFTAAIIGTVFSNPLTFLPIVMIDYKIGYLFLSLFGNVGKISLSQIRTIFSNLTFSKVWIIFGNTWDSIMLPMILGGILLGFVFGGLSYIGVYKAIGRFQKRRYQKMMQRVHLRQENSSNVL
- the rnc gene encoding ribonuclease III gives rise to the protein MKRHIIDQLEKLTGHRFKNENRLKRALTHSSVQGLAEGNYERLEFLGDRVLGLLVAEMLYQFFPHASEGELSVRLNGLVNTQTCAEIALEMGLPDMIHVGFEMKNLENRRVANMYADVIEALIAVMYLDGDLECVRSFIRKYWQDRARKMDAGRRDAKTELQEWAHTQDGAQPQYRVVKRYGPDHDPIFMVEVKVFGFAPEIGQGSSKRHAERVAAEKILRREGVWQSIEKSDHE
- the acpS gene encoding holo-ACP synthase; the protein is MIIGLGSDIVDIRRIEKMLVRYGDYFIQRIFTDVEQAKSENVQKSSFSYAKRFAAKEACAKALGTGIACGVSWKDMEVVNLSSGKPTMQLTNCAQLQLQKLLPPHHNAFIHLSITDDFPWAQAVVIIEALPRG